Below is a genomic region from Carassius auratus strain Wakin unplaced genomic scaffold, ASM336829v1 scaf_tig00216111, whole genome shotgun sequence.
aagatgttaacttttttaacgtggctgacactccctcagagtcagaataaaccaatatcccggagtaattcatttactcaaacagtattctgactgaactgctgtgaagaccgaactgaagatgaacactgagccagataatgaatgtACACACCCACTGCTGGAGCGGTTCTCGTTCTCGAATCAAGAACTGGTTGCGTCTTTTTTTCGAaacaccagtacactgaaccgagaactgtTTCTTTCGGACCCTTCTGATTAGAGAACTGATTACCTGAttcttgttctcgagtcaagaaccggtagcatcagttttcggatcaccagtacactgaactgagaaccTTTTCTTTTGTATGTGtctgatttgagaaccgatgagctgatgataatgCGCATGCCTGTAATTTTTCAAGAGGACAAAATGCATAtcaaagtattttgttaaacatcagaACATGTGATAAAATAagtatatgttattattatttttttttttcagagatgaATGTATCTAATCTGTGTATTTTGTTAAATTGTAGATTATGCTAGATTTTATAGGCCAagggggttttcagggaagttggacaataattaaaactataaagactcttatgtttcataggaataagggatgatttatgaaatatctctactgtatttatagttaacgATGACACATTCAAAAATTGAGTTTGTAGTTAtgacaatatttattttcaaatactaGTTTATAGTCTTATTCTTTCCTGTGTGACTTAGTTTCTGTCTAGCTGATGTATTGAAATAACTGCAAATGCTGGACCCTTACAAATCAGCTGGGCTGGATAATCTGGACCCATTTTTTCTAAAATTATCTGCAAACATTATTGCTGCCCCCATCACCAGTCTATTTAACCTCTCTCTATTATCTTCTGAAATCCCAAGAGATTGGAAATCCGCTGCAGTCATTCCTCTGTTTAAAGGGGGAGACACCCTCGACCCTAACTGCTATAGACCAATATCCATCTTACCCTGTCTTTCCAAAGTTTTTGAGAAACTGGTCAATAAACAAATTGTCAGTCATCTGGAATCCCATCATACTCTTTCTGCTATGCAGTCTGGTTTCCGTGCTGGTCATGGCTGCACCACGGCTACCCTTAAGGTTCTGAATGACATCATAGCCGCCATTGATAAAAAGCAATACTGTGCAGCCGTTTACATCGACCTGTCCAGACTTTTGATTCGGTTAATCACTGTGTTCTCATCAGCAGACTAAATAGCCTGGGCTTCTCCCATGATTGCCTTGCCTGGTTTTCCAACTATCTCTCCGACAGGGTCCAACGTGTTAAATCGGAGGGCTTGTTGTCGGGACCCATGCCTGTCTCTATGGGGGTACCACAGGGCTCGATTCTCGGGCCGACTCTATTCTCCCTCTACATCAATGATGTGGCTCTTGCTGCTGGTGACTCTCAGATTCATCTTTATGCAGATGATACCATCCTGTACACGTCAGGCCCTTCGTTAGATACTGTGCTTAAAAATCTTCAGGAGAGTTTCAATTCTATTCAATATTCCTTTCAAAATCTTCAGTTATTGTTAAATTCTGGTAAAACTAAGTGTATGCTTTTCAATCGTTCGCTGCCAATACCTGCTTGTCTACCTAACATCACCACGCTGGATGGGTCTGAGTTAGAATATGTTGATACATATAAATATCTAGGTGTCTTGTTAGACAGTTCTCTCTCCTTCCAGCCACACATTAACAAACTAAGATCTAAAATTAAATCCAGAATTGGTTTTCTTTTCCGCAACAGGGCCTCTTTTACTTATGCTGCCAAACTGGCTTTGGTGAAAATGACTATCATTCCAATGTTTGACTTTGGTGATGTTATTTATAGAACTGCCCCAAATTTTCTGCTGAAAAAACTGGACGTGATCTATCATAGTGTCATACATTTTGTTACAAATGCTCCTTACAACACCCACCACTGCGAGCTTTATGCATTAGTTGGTTGGCCTTCATTAACTAGGCGGCGTTTAACTCATTGGTATCAACTTATTTACAAGTCTTTGCTTGGTAAAGTCCCGCTGTATTTAAGTTGTCTAGTTACTATTGCTGTACCTACTCGCAGTCTACGATCTAGTAGGTATATTGCCTTAGTCACCCCGAAAGTCTGCACAACATTCGGCCGCCAATCCTTCCAGTTTGCAGCCGCCAATGACTGGAATGGATTACAAAAAACCTTAAAACTTGAAACACTCATATCACCAGTTGCTTTTAAACTACTCCTTTCTGAACATCTGACCGATCTTTGTACTTGTTTATTGTCTTCAATTCTTCTCTCCTTTATGCTATGTCCGCTTTGCACAGTGGACTTTTTTCACATGCACTACTGTCATACCTGCTGAgtttcttgtattattattattgctcagatgtatgtatatatatatatatatatatatatatatatatatatatatatatatatatatatatatatatatatatatatatatatatatatattttttttttttttttttttttttttttttttaaatgctccttTCCATAATTGCGGTCATACAATCCATGCACTTAAATGATATatcggttaaaaaaaaaaaaaaaaaattaataagataCACCTTATATAttcagtaaaattatttatttatttattttattttattattattattattattattttttttttttatttatttttttttaatcttaaaatattttcgCTATGTCCTAATATGTCTTAATTATGTTGCTTAACAGGCTCACATATATCTTATCCTGTTTTTGATACCCGGTATTGTCTTCTTgtgttttactgtcattttataaatttgcacctctgtgttctgtgtatttattatgtaacaCTATGTTGTCTTGCACATGTTTTGCCTTATCTTGGCCAGGTCGCCGTTGTAAATGAGAATTTGTTCTCAATCGGCCTACCTGgtaaaataaaggttaaataaaataaaaaataaaaaataaatcccctTTGATTTTGTCATTTGATTCACCTGTGTCTCATTAATCACCCTCATTTGCACTCCTATTTAAGTTTTAGTCAGTCCATTGTTACTTTATTGATGTTGTAATGTTTTCTCTACATGTATCTCCCCTCTGTGGATTTATCCTCTGTgtggaattaataaaatattatttgtcttCTTTGTGCACCTATTTCACACCTCAGTGTGACACTTACATGTTTCGCTTTTAAGGGCATTTTGGTTCAGAAGAAAAACAAGATAAGAACTGGAGCACTTCAGTATACAGTGTACTGTAAGAAATGACCTTTGACATGCGGATGACCTTATAGTTATACTGTGCTGGATCTCATTCTGTAGTGTTAAAAAGATactataattaaaaaacacattaccCATATAATCAGAGATGAGAGTCTGAAAAAGATCAATGAATCAGATGATTGTCTTCAGCATCAGCATCACCTGATCATGTTTGCTTGTGGCTTTTCTTTCCATAACAAATATGCTTCATATATTTGCAGTTACAGCAGCCAGAGAAAAAAGGTAATGTTAAAGAGTCAATAGTCCAACTAAAGGTGACACTAATCACTATTATAGTAACTTAAAATGGatgttattttcaataaaacatcataaaGTCACTCTGAGGTGCATTTCCAAAAaccacacagcaaaatctccagtgttaatttaacactctcaGTGTGGAgtctgtggactcatataaactctgaagcagtgttaaaagtaaaacactgaagcagagttgaagttaatgagataattaaaaaaatgaattgggtcatgattgaccattactgaagacacctgatgttaacaagcagactcaccaaatgagaaaatcacaatttgtgtgtcaccattatagtggtcattgtttgcttgttaacatcaggtgtcttcattTTGCTGTTTAATGTTAGcaaactatggtcgcaagttccgtcATGATCAACATagttaaacaattatattttttccctgaaaataaagtttaaacttaTATTCGCAAACATTTGAtttttgattgtaaaaaaaaacaaaaaaaaacaaaaaaaacaatgtggtCTCCACAAACAATTAACTTCTCAAGGGTATCTGTGTTTAATTTTGTAGTTTCTTTTCTTCATGGTTTGTCAAGAAAATACCTGCACACATTGCCATATTTAGTGCAGCATTAGTTTATTCAGGCCACGGAGACAAGGCTGtgaccagctgatgcggtcagctgtcaaatcgctccaatcactaaCATTCTCCTATTAGACAAAAgacatatatacgtggcactactgctcggtaagtatgctcaacggctcgcaaccctccctcgtTCCCTATTATAAGCATGAACACATTACTGCGCATATATAATCTGAGTTtccccttatgaaaattaaccatggttttactataaataaaacccaaaaaacatggttactatagtttaaccatggtaatcacaaattaaccatggttttgctaaattaaccatagtttaaccatggtatttgtagtaaatctgtggttatacaaatggtagtcaacacggcAAAAAAAAcgtggttatttttcgtaagggtcaTTATCAATAACAATTGTGCCTTCACTTACCTACAGCAGGAAGAGTAAAACTGACACTGGCACTTGTGACTGTCGGCTTCACTAATGTAGAAATGAGCTTCTCACTAGTTTTTAACACACGGTTTCCATAAGAGGCTAGTTCAGTTGGGCTTGCTGATGATGATGACTCTACAATCTTCTCTGAAGCGTTGAAGGCCACAGTGAAAATGTTTCTCACAGTCTAATTGATTGATCAGAAAAATGCAGTTCAATACAGTTACTGTTCATGTAAATGTCAAGAAAGCCAGCACTGCTATGTCTTCATATATTatctaaattagattttattaatttatacattttctccTGAAAACTTACATTTAAAGGAAGCACTTTATCTGTGATCGTCTCAATCTCCTCAAAAATCTTTTGAAAACATTCTCCAGGGGTTTGACTCTGAAATCATAACCgagttttaaatttacatttattcatttagcagacacttttatccaaagcaacttacaaatgaggacagtggaagcaatcaaaaacaacaaaaagagcaatgatatataagtgctataacaagtctcagttaggttaacacagtacatgtaacaagggcttttaaataatataagaaatactaagaaaacagaatagaaaaagaatatagcaagctagtgttagtgttatatatatatacacacacacacacacacacacacacacaattgcataataaatgaaaagaaaacagaatacaaaaagattagaaatgtagttacatttttttttaaagaatagaattagaatagagagtgttaaagttagagggtcaaataaagacctcttgaagatggctaaggactcagctgtccGGATTgtgttggggaggtcattccacaaggagggaacatttaatttaaaagtccgtaaaagtgactttgtgcttctttcgGAGGGCACAATCAAGCgaagttcacttgcagaacataAGCCTCTAGAGGatacataagtctgaagtaacaaatttaggtaaatgggtgcagagccagtgttagatttgtaggcaaacatcaatgccttgaattttatgcgagcagctattggaagccagtgaaaATTAATAAACAGGTGTGATGTGAattcttttcagctcattaaaaattaatcttgctgccatgttctggattaattgtaaaggtttgatagaactggctggaagatcTGCAAAGAAAGCATTACAGTACAGCCtgaacagaacaagagcttgaacaaggagttgtgcagcatgttccgaaagaaagggcttgatcttcttgatgttgaattaagcaaatctgcaggatcggacagttttagcaatgtggtctgagaaagtcagctgatcatcaatcataactccaaggcttctagctgtttttgaaggagttatggttgatgtgcttAACTCGATGGTGAAATTGTTAtgcgatgggtttgctggaatcacaagcagttctgtcttggcaaggttgagttaaaggtgatggtccatcatccggcaagaaatgtctgttagacaagctgagatgcaaatAGCTACCGTTTTATACAGTAAATAGAACACACTctgtgattttaataattttttgcaaTATAAATAGCAAACAAATGTAAGTTTGTGCATGTAACCATCAACAATTAATAGGAATGcacattcatatttcaaatatctacCAATGCACATCTCATGCTGTCTGTACTATTATTCGTAGAAACTGTGAGTCCAGCTCCAAAACTTAAATTTCAGAAACTCAACTTACGTTGCAGTCTTCTGGCACCTTTATATCTCTAACTGCAATGACACAAATTGGCATTAggacaatattaaaacaaaacagcaaatgatgtaatttgttcaaaattaataaagcactgattaaaaataaactatgaaTGTGTCCATGAGAAGAGAAGTCctaagatgtttatttatttttcttttgtgttgtaTCCCCCtactttttatctaaaaaaaattttgTCCTCTCCCAATAATTTTTGTCacttaaaaaatacattgattatacattattaatattaataatttattttcgtttttcttttcttcagtgatgttgattgttaacagcaggtgttcatcactaatacacaatcaaaatgtaattagtcacttaataatctcattaactttaactttgaggacttgggatttgacctGATCGTGACTTGAAAGGAATTACTTTGTTCTCCTCTGTTTAGAAATTGTTTATTATGTTAGGGGTTACATGTGTGAACCACAATAATTAGTCAGTGTTGAGTGTGTGATGTTGTGGAGATCATCATGGGTTTGAGGGTCTCAGTTACTCACCTGTTACAATGTTCAGATTTACTTCAGTTGCAGGATCGAAAAGTAGAAATCTTTCAGTCCCACAGTAGTAAATGCCAGAATCCTGTTCACTCAGATCTCTGATTGTCACAGTGAAAACTGCTGCACTTGTGTCGTCAGAAAGAGAGAATCTTCCATCATTcaccaatttattttttatatgtgtcTTGATGAGGTAAGAGCATGAGCGCCACTGTCCTCTACAAAAATACTTGTTATTGTCTGTATATCCTCTATCATATCTGCATGTGATGCTGACTCCTCCTCCTGAATATCCTGTCACACTGATGGAGCTCAACACACCTACAACAAACCAGCATCTTAATACAACAATCACATATTTATATGAGAATGAACAAAGATGAACTTTCAGTTTGCTTTTAAAGTTTTTCAGAGTGAGTACAGACTCTCACCAGGAATCATCAGCAGAGTGAAAGTCCAGATGATCTTCATTCTTCTCTCTTCTTCAGTGATCTTCTCTGTTGTTAGTAGAGTCAGTTCTTCTGAAGCTCTCGATGTGTGTTCAGatgagttttagtttttatttcctgGTCACATGTTTAACATGAACTGATGAATGTGACAGAGACGCCCAGTTCCACTGATAGAGATAGATAATACAGgttctggtcatataattagaatatcatcaaaagtggatttatttcactaattccattcaacttttatgttatattaattcattacacacagacggatatatttcaattgtttgtttattttatttgtttgtttattttgatgaatataactgacaactaaggaaaatcccaaattcagtatctcagaaatttagaaatcttggccaactgaaaagtatgaacatgaaaagtatgagcatgtacagcactcaatacttagtttgggttccttttgcctgaattactgcagcaatgcaacgtggcatggagttgatcagtctgtggcactgctcaggtgttatgagagcccaggttgctctgatagtggccttcagctcttctgcattgttgggtctggtatatctcatcttcctcttcacaataccccacagattttctatagggttaaggtcaggcgagttttcTGGCcagttaagaacagggataccatggtccttaaaccaggtactggtagctttggcactgtgtgcaggtgccaagccctgttggaaaataaaatctgcatctccataaagttggacaggaacaggaagacttaagtgctctaaaacgtcctggtatacagctgtgttgaccttggacctcagaataGAGTTCTTCACAGACCCGTCGACCCTGGACCCGGTTCGGGTCCGAATCCATTACTTCAGGTCCcaggtctgtttaacattgtatGTAATACCCGTGCGAGCGGAGTCATCGGACTCAGAGAACACCCGGCCGTGATCagacactgcttgtgtttttggTAACTTGCatcttgtaaaattaggaaaagaaaagtttGAGCAActaaatctgaggtgaactgtcacatgaatgttttctatgacgctcaaaaaagcatattttaggtTGATCCAGCTAGCACGCATGTGAAGTCTCTAGCgcgtcatgtttctatggcaaccagtgagggacacaaTGACTTCGACCGcgctttacattttctcccatttttataataatataaatgaaccgttaaatcttaaagttttagtggtcagattcagactcaacacagagcagagagcacagagatgatagCATATAAATAACGTCAGCGGCCAGGGCAATAAAAGAGCAATGATTATGATAGTTCTAAAGGGCAAACAGTCGAAGTTATTATGCgagttaactcgagtcagaatgtacatgtgcacagctGTATTTGTCATCcatcaccgtgacatcaagtggacttttgaagctgaactAATGATTAAGCTTgaacttggaataacgagaggaataagatggataactttcttgttggaggattgtaatgcatcacaggcagtcaagTACCAGGAAGAGACTACTGCtccttaaattaggtaagacaaaaagctgtatttttcgcaacaggtttattgacttgtattAGCAATTGAAGGTGGAATTTGTGACAATCGGGTCCGGGTTCTCTGCTctctgcctctcctctcttcctccagactctgggaccctgacacccaaaggaaatgcaaaaatcactttaatcagagaacataactttggaccactcagcagcagtccagtcctttttgtctgagagacacttctgatgctgtctgttgttcaagagtggcttgacacaaggaatgcggcAGCTGAAACCATGACTTGCATATGTCTGTGGTTCtggaagcactgactccagctgcagtccactctttgtgtgtgtgtgtgtgtgtgtgtgtgtgtatatatatatatatatatatatatatatatatatattaatgtttttagttGTTTAAAGCTTGCACTTTCTGTCCCTAACTATTTATGAGAGAATATCATGAAGTGGTCTCTATTTTGTTAGTTGACCGACACTCAGCTATcacttaactgaaaaaaaaaaaaaaaaaaaaaaaaaaaacagctataatTATCATGCCaggaaatgttgaaaaaaatgacCTGTTTCATATTGTGCTTTCAGAAGTGAAAACTTATCATAGGACcatcaacagtggtgacaataatttttcatactgcagtgcaggATGCCAGTTTTTACTGTACCAcattttttctaccacatcttttctttccctttgcctctctattaatgtgcttggagacagagctctgtgaacagccagactcttttgcaatgaccttttgtgtcttgctctccttgtgcaaagtgtcaatggtcgtcttttggacaactctcaagtcagcagtcttccccataattgtgtagcctacagaactgactgagactgagactgagactgagagaccatttaaaggcctttgcaggtgtctTGCgctaattagctgattagagtgtggcaccaggtgtcttcaatattgaaccttttcacaatattctaattttctgagatactgaatttgagattttccttagttgtctgttataatcattacaattaaaagaaataaacatttgaaatatgtcaggctgtgtgtaatgaatgaatataatatacaagtttcactttttgaatggaattattgaaataaatcaactttttgatgatattctgatttgatttaatggtttatttaaaaggGGATCGTGCAATTTCTTAAATCACATGAAGAAACATGGTTAAAAAAGCCAGAATTAGCCAAAATGCTCTTTTTCATCTGTAGTCCCCTGGCCAAGatgtaaaaaaagcattaaaatacaaacaagaaaaaactaaCACTAATActaattctaattatatgaccagcacctctaCAAATAGAGAAGTGATGATGACATGTTTACATGAACATGCAAGACTCATGGAGAGTCTTTGTGttcaaagcatttttattttgagttttctacaaatatatatatatatatatatatatatatatatatatatatatatatatatatatatatatatatatatatatatatatatatatattaatgtttttagttGTTTAAAGCTTGCACTTTCTGTCCCTAACTATTTATGAGAGAATATCATGAAGTGGTCTCTATTTTGTTAGATGACCGACACTCAGCTATcacttaactgaaaaaaaaaaacaaaaaacaaaacagctatAATGATCATGCCaggaaatgttgaaaaaaattatctgtttcAGATTGTGCTTTCAGATGTGAAAACTTATCATAGGACcatcaacagtggtgacaataatTTTTCGTACTGCAGTGCAGG
It encodes:
- the LOC113097127 gene encoding CMRF35-like molecule 3, with the translated sequence MKIIWTFTLLMIPGVLSSISVTGYSGGGVSITCRYDRGYTDNNKYFCRGQWRSCSYLIKTHIKNKLVNDGRFSLSDDTSAAVFTVTIRDLSEQDSGIYYCGTERFLLFDPATEVNLNIVTVRDIKVPEDCNVS